One Methanobacterium sp. genomic region harbors:
- a CDS encoding HypC/HybG/HupF family hydrogenase formation chaperone: protein MCIAAPAQIVEINDNVAVVDFGGVRQNAKLDLVEDVEVGRYVLVHSGYAIEVLSDQEAKDSLEAWEELLKVLDEEDNQ from the coding sequence ATGTGTATCGCAGCACCAGCACAAATAGTAGAAATTAACGATAATGTAGCAGTTGTTGACTTTGGAGGCGTAAGACAAAACGCCAAACTTGATTTAGTCGAAGATGTTGAAGTAGGTAGATATGTACTCGTTCACTCGGGATATGCCATAGAAGTTCTAAGTGATCAGGAAGCTAAAGATTCCTTAGAAGCATGGGAAGAACTGCTAAAAGTATTAGATGAAGAAGACAACCAGTAA
- a CDS encoding response regulator, producing the protein MENIKILVVEDENIVALDIENRLKGLGFIVLPVISSGEEAVEKAYEYKPDLVLMDILLKGKINGIDAAKKIVGTLKIPIIYLTASTNRELLERARQIGHCSYITKPFMGKDLENAIKTLLKTN; encoded by the coding sequence ATGGAAAATATAAAAATTTTAGTTGTAGAAGACGAAAATATAGTTGCTTTAGATATCGAAAATAGATTAAAAGGTTTAGGTTTTATTGTACTTCCTGTAATTTCTTCTGGAGAGGAAGCAGTTGAAAAAGCATATGAATACAAACCAGATCTGGTTTTAATGGATATCTTGCTTAAGGGAAAAATAAATGGAATAGATGCAGCTAAAAAAATCGTTGGAACTCTAAAGATACCTATTATATACCTCACGGCCAGTACCAATAGGGAATTATTAGAACGAGCCCGACAAATAGGGCACTGCAGTTACATAACCAAACCTTTTATGGGAAAAGATTTAGAAAATGCCATTAAAACACTCTTAAAAACTAATTAA
- a CDS encoding amino acid-binding protein, whose amino-acid sequence MWEKIKHKFEKFPARMSVARKIVEHGLRVGENGRIYCGNIEISDVALARAVNVDRRSIKTTVDVILSDEQLAKIFQNITPAGTLVKGVAKELGFGVVEIEAEAQNPGIIARATELISLKGISIRQVHAGDPEIEEYPLLTIITEKPIEGNLINDFLKIEGVKRVSIY is encoded by the coding sequence ATGTGGGAGAAAATAAAGCATAAATTCGAAAAATTCCCGGCACGTATGAGTGTTGCAAGGAAAATAGTTGAGCACGGTTTGCGTGTTGGAGAAAATGGTAGAATATACTGTGGTAATATTGAAATAAGTGATGTAGCGCTTGCAAGGGCGGTAAATGTGGACAGGAGAAGTATTAAAACCACAGTAGATGTTATACTTTCCGATGAACAGCTTGCAAAGATATTCCAGAATATTACTCCTGCAGGCACGCTGGTTAAGGGCGTAGCAAAAGAATTGGGATTTGGAGTTGTAGAAATAGAGGCTGAAGCTCAAAATCCTGGGATAATTGCCAGAGCTACAGAATTGATATCACTTAAAGGCATAAGTATAAGGCAGGTGCATGCTGGAGACCCTGAGATTGAAGAATATCCTTTACTTACAATTATAACAGAAAAACCAATTGAGGGAAATTTAATCAATGATTTTTTAAAAATTGAAGGTGTAAAAAGGGTTTCTATTTATTAA
- a CDS encoding histidine kinase dimerization/phosphoacceptor domain -containing protein, with translation MNFTINKNKFALFRGMSIFFAASLIITAIIIVNENIDPSNNTFGNLAFFILNLIVITTLFCVAKKSFKYGRRAFVSWTLIALSQLVTILGNVLWTIMYAELNKSPFPSIADILYLSYYPLLILGILFLPVARIQETKKYQILLDTGIMILSAGLVFWAVLIPIIEVHNSDVFSMFIYLSYLLMDIFILFILLYLLFDWFGQVKKMPLLLLALSVTVLVITNAIYICQFLYVIYIPGNFLDLGWLSSYFLTALAGISYITDNSQSSFKSLKYKTPFLKASRSSYLPVLWLAFIYMLLYWIYTQLTDDNLNILVWGAVIILTMMFVRQILDLKESNQARKLLQTNQEILEKREKHLSLITDNMMDLITRIDTNGKYRYVSPSAPKVLGYTPENMLENNILDLVHPDDLEKLKSSAQKAVNTRAPNEVEYRHKTPSGEYIWIETAGTPIFDKNKFKGFVCGSKNINYRKIAEEQIKTSLEEKEVLLKEIHHRVKNNMQIISSLLSLQSRYIKDENYLAVFKEGQNRVKSMAMIHEGLYKSDNLARINFEEYVHNLISWLFSSYGIDKDIIKTKINLDNILLDIDTAIPLGLILNELISNSLKHAFPHNIPNSKNFTFTDHAVEINNSSNIQFAPSGGITSEINILLSQNEDMLKLVVGDNGIGFPENINFKNTESLGLQLVNTLVNQLNGEIKLEKENGTKFTLNLKK, from the coding sequence ATGAATTTCACAATAAATAAGAATAAGTTTGCTCTTTTTCGAGGGATGTCAATCTTCTTTGCTGCTAGCTTGATAATTACAGCCATAATTATAGTTAACGAAAATATTGATCCCTCCAATAATACATTTGGAAATTTAGCCTTTTTTATACTAAATCTGATTGTTATAACCACCCTATTCTGTGTAGCAAAAAAATCATTTAAATACGGTAGAAGAGCATTTGTAAGCTGGACTTTAATAGCACTATCACAGTTAGTTACCATTTTAGGCAATGTACTATGGACCATTATGTATGCAGAACTTAATAAGTCCCCTTTTCCATCAATAGCCGATATACTTTATCTATCATATTACCCTTTACTTATACTTGGTATTTTGTTTTTACCAGTTGCCAGGATTCAGGAAACAAAAAAGTATCAAATTCTTTTAGATACTGGAATTATGATTTTATCGGCAGGCCTGGTGTTCTGGGCAGTTTTAATACCAATAATTGAAGTTCATAATTCAGACGTATTTAGCATGTTCATATATCTATCCTACCTGCTTATGGACATTTTTATACTGTTTATACTACTCTACCTGTTATTTGACTGGTTTGGACAGGTAAAAAAGATGCCTTTATTGTTACTCGCCTTAAGTGTGACAGTTCTGGTTATTACCAATGCTATTTACATCTGTCAATTTTTATACGTCATATACATACCCGGTAACTTTTTAGATCTAGGATGGCTAAGCTCATATTTTCTAACAGCACTGGCTGGTATTTCCTATATAACTGATAACTCCCAATCATCATTTAAAAGTTTAAAATATAAAACTCCATTCCTGAAAGCCAGCAGGAGTTCTTATTTACCTGTACTATGGCTTGCTTTTATATATATGCTGTTATACTGGATTTATACGCAGTTAACAGATGATAATTTGAATATTCTTGTTTGGGGAGCAGTAATTATTCTAACGATGATGTTTGTCCGTCAGATTTTGGATTTAAAAGAAAGTAACCAGGCACGGAAATTACTGCAAACAAACCAGGAAATATTAGAAAAACGGGAAAAGCACTTAAGTTTAATAACTGACAATATGATGGATTTAATAACAAGAATCGATACCAATGGAAAATATAGATATGTTAGCCCATCTGCACCTAAAGTTTTAGGTTATACACCCGAAAATATGCTGGAAAACAATATTTTAGATTTAGTGCATCCCGATGATCTGGAGAAGCTAAAATCATCAGCTCAAAAAGCAGTGAATACTCGTGCCCCTAATGAAGTTGAATATCGTCATAAAACACCTTCTGGAGAGTATATATGGATTGAAACAGCAGGCACTCCCATATTTGACAAAAATAAATTTAAAGGATTTGTATGCGGCAGTAAGAATATAAATTACCGGAAAATCGCAGAAGAGCAAATTAAAACCTCACTTGAAGAAAAAGAAGTACTGCTGAAAGAGATCCACCACAGGGTTAAAAACAATATGCAGATAATTTCCAGTTTATTAAGCCTCCAGTCCAGATACATCAAAGATGAAAATTACCTGGCAGTTTTCAAGGAAGGTCAAAATAGAGTTAAATCTATGGCCATGATCCATGAAGGCCTCTACAAAAGCGATAATTTGGCCAGAATTAACTTTGAAGAATATGTACACAACTTGATATCATGGCTTTTCAGTTCCTACGGAATAGATAAAGATATAATTAAAACAAAAATTAATCTGGATAATATCCTGTTGGATATAGATACTGCCATCCCATTGGGGTTAATTCTTAACGAATTGATTTCTAACAGCCTGAAACATGCATTTCCACACAATATTCCAAATTCTAAAAATTTCACATTTACAGATCATGCAGTTGAAATCAATAACTCATCAAACATACAATTTGCCCCTTCTGGAGGAATTACATCCGAAATAAATATTTTACTTTCACAAAATGAAGACATGCTGAAACTGGTAGTTGGAGATAACGGAATAGGATTTCCAGAAAATATCAATTTTAAAAACACAGAATCCTTAGGCCTACAACTGGTAAATACACTTGTAAACCAGCTCAACGGAGAAATAAAACTCGAAAAAGAAAATGGAACAAAATTTACGCTTAATTTAAAAAAATGA
- a CDS encoding NAD(P)/FAD-dependent oxidoreductase, producing MDIVVIGGGPAGRTAAIEASSIGESVTLIERDKIGGTCLNEGCVMVTGLNDVAKFINDAQNFKNLGLIDCDYQLHFDKLIDGIKETVAKIRHILETETIDAGVEIKRGNASLDDSKVIFDGEELEYDKLIIATGVKPFVPQTEGFENALTYKDILSLTELPEELNIIGSGVIAAEFANVFSGFGTKVNVLCRNKFLKMLDEDIKRYVTQNLIPDVTIHENLNVSSIHKDGISTDNGEMNGLTFFATGMVPNSEIVSNIVDLGERKNILVNKMMQTSHEDIYAAGDVTGGIGTTPVARAEGITAARNACGIFKEMDYRFIPSAISLQQDVAFINAENKTDGINGHMKGSAGPGSFWRVHDGKTGLTKMNVSEDGDINEIFSISPSSRTSMAYMSKLLREGQKVDDFDDFMEVHPSTDAIYKLLRFFARFE from the coding sequence ATGGATATTGTAGTTATTGGGGGAGGGCCTGCAGGCAGAACTGCTGCAATTGAAGCATCAAGCATTGGAGAAAGCGTAACTCTTATTGAAAGAGATAAAATTGGAGGCACATGTCTTAATGAAGGATGTGTTATGGTTACTGGTTTAAATGACGTTGCAAAATTCATAAATGATGCACAGAATTTCAAAAATTTGGGTTTGATTGACTGCGATTACCAGCTGCATTTTGATAAACTTATAGATGGCATTAAAGAGACCGTGGCCAAAATAAGGCACATACTTGAAACAGAAACCATTGATGCCGGTGTGGAAATTAAAAGGGGTAACGCAAGTCTTGATGACAGTAAAGTTATTTTTGATGGTGAAGAGCTTGAATATGATAAATTGATAATAGCAACAGGTGTAAAGCCGTTTGTTCCCCAAACTGAAGGATTTGAAAATGCCCTAACTTATAAAGATATATTGAGTTTAACAGAACTCCCAGAAGAACTGAATATTATTGGGAGCGGGGTTATCGCCGCAGAGTTTGCAAATGTATTTTCTGGATTCGGAACTAAAGTGAATGTTTTATGCAGAAATAAGTTTTTAAAAATGCTTGACGAGGATATTAAAAGATATGTCACTCAAAATCTAATTCCTGATGTCACCATACATGAAAATTTAAACGTAAGCAGTATTCATAAAGACGGCATTTCTACTGATAATGGAGAAATGAATGGGCTCACATTTTTTGCAACAGGTATGGTCCCAAATTCTGAAATTGTATCTAATATTGTAGATCTTGGAGAAAGGAAAAATATACTTGTAAATAAAATGATGCAGACAAGCCATGAAGATATATATGCAGCTGGAGACGTAACTGGGGGAATAGGCACGACACCAGTTGCAAGGGCAGAAGGGATCACAGCAGCAAGAAACGCCTGTGGAATCTTTAAGGAGATGGATTACAGGTTTATACCAAGTGCAATTTCACTGCAGCAGGACGTGGCATTTATAAATGCTGAAAATAAAACGGATGGTATTAATGGACATATGAAAGGCTCTGCAGGCCCTGGATCTTTTTGGAGAGTACATGACGGTAAAACAGGCCTTACAAAGATGAATGTCAGCGAAGACGGGGATATAAATGAAATATTTTCAATTTCGCCTTCATCACGTACAAGCATGGCTTATATGTCCAAGCTCTTGAGGGAAGGGCAAAAAGTAGATGATTTTGATGATTTTATGGAAGTGCACCCTTCTACAGATGCGATATACAAGCTGCTAAGATTTTTTGCAAGGTTTGAGTAA